TCTTCATCGTCGACGACGAGCCGGAGATCGGTCAGCTCCTGTGCGAGGCCATGTCGCATTTCGACATGACCGGCGAAACCTTTTCCACCGGCAGCTCCATGCTGGCGGCGCTCGCCAATGAGAGCCCCGACGCCTGCATAGTCGACCTCGGCTTACCGGACATGGAGGGCATGGCCCTGATCAACGAGATCCGCAGGACATCTTCGGTGCCGATCATCGTGCTGTCCGCACGGGGCCATTCGACCGACCGGGTCATGGGTCTGGAACTGGGCGCGGACGATTATGTCGTCAAACCGTTTGACCCGCGTGAAGTCGTCGCCCGTATCCGCTCGATCCTGCGGCGGTCCTCGGACCGGACACCGGCGCGCGGTGAAGTGGACCTGGCACGGTTCGAGGACTGGTCGTACCGCCCCTCCTCCCATTGCCTGACCTCGCCGGAGGGGGAAGAAACCTTCCTGTCGACCGGGGAAGCCACCTTGCTTGAGGCCTTGTTGCGCGCACCCAAGCGCGTCCTGACCCGGGACTACCTGCTCGAACATGGCGGGCGGGACGAAAGCCTCGACCGGTCGATCGATGTCCGCATTTCACGGCTCCGCAAGAAGCTCAACCGCAAGAACGAAGCCGCGCATATCAGGACGATCTACGGCTCCGGCTACATGTTCGCGACGGCGGTGACATGGAGTTGAGGTGGCGCCCGGCTCAGCCTGACCGGAACTTCGTTTCGAATTCCTCGCCTGTCATCTTTCGCGTTTCGTCTGAAAACGAGTAACAGGCCGGTTTCTGCTCAATGAAGAATTCAGCCTTGAACGGCAGGTTAGGCTGGTCGTCGAACAGACCGTACGGAATGCCGTGAAGATCGCTGCCTTGCGGATGAAAGTAGAGACTGGAGCCGCATTCGGCGCAAAACCCGCGCTCGAACCCGTCGGACGACTGGTAGCGTTTGACCGAACCTTCAAAGACCGCGCCGGTGCAGGGCACCGCCATGAAGGGTCCGCCAACCCATTTCCGGCACATCGAACAGTGGCACGCCTGCAGGCGCGGTAGGGCCTCGGCCGAAAGGGTCACGCTCTTGCACAAACAACAGCCGGTCAGGATCATGTCGTCAACCTTTCGCTCTTGCCGGCCGGGGATGGCGGCCTGGCCCGAACGGTAGATCCTCTGAACGGCGAAATCAAAAAAAGGCGGGAGGATCGCTCCTCCCGCCGGCTTCAAGTCCAGACTTGCCCTCCTTAGAAGCTCAGGGAGACATCCCTGTGGCTGGAGAGGCAGGCGGCAACGTCAAGGGCCATGTCGGTCGGCAGTCTGTCCTGCTGCCTCAGACCGATATTGTTGACGACTGCCGCGTCGTATTCCTGCAGCGCCGGCAGCAGTTCCTTTGCAGCGCGTTCACGCCACACGAGATCGGCCTGGAGCGCGGCAATCGACTTGTCGATCTCCGCAACCGCCGCCTCCGCATTCGGCTCGCGGCTACGCATGATCTTGCGGGCCTCGGTCAGGCCCTTGCGGATATCGCTTGTGCCCTCGGCCTCACCCACTTTCGAGCGCATGGCCGCGATGGCCTCGACAGCTGCTTCCGGTTCGAGTTGCGGCACCTGAGCCTTGAGCTCCTCCAGTTCCGGACCAAAGGCCGCGACCGTGTCCGCATCCGCGAGAATGGCCTTGACCTCCAGGATCGGCTCGTAGGCCTGGTCGACCGTACGGCGGTACTTTTGCCGCGCGGTGGTCTCCGCTTTCTGGATCTTCGAAAACTCCCCGTAGACCTCGTCCCAGTTGTCCGGGATCCTGGCGAGGATCGCATCGTGTTCCAGTTGGAGCGCATCAATCTGTGCCTGCGCACGCTCACCCTGCTCGGGGGTGTAGACCGCACCGTCGCCGGACCGGCCGACAATGACCTTCAGTTCTTCGATACGGGCATCGATCCGGCGTGCGTCACGCTCCAGGGCCCTGACTTCCGTATGGATGGGCTTGAAGGAACCCGAAGCCTCTGAGACCGCGTCTTCGGCATCCCGGATCGCCATCATCAGCGGCAGCGCTTCCTTCGCCGTTTCGAAGCCTTCGGCAAGGTCGTCCTGCAGGTCTTCCGGCAGGTAGCTCATGTCGACGCCTTCGACCTTGTCGATCGCTGCCAGGATGCTGTCGCCGTTTTGACGGAAGTCCTCGTAGACGAGCGTTTCCATGCAGTATTGCAGGCGCGGATTCTTTGGCGGCGGTGCCGTCTCCGACAAGAGCGAAGACCGGTTCGGCAGGTAGTTCACCAACTGCGGATAGAACCCGACGATGCCGAGTGCAAACAGCTGCAGCGCAATGAACGCGATCACGCCCTTGTACATGTCGATGGTCTTGACCACCGCAGGTGCCACGCCGCGAAGATAGAACAGTGCGAACCCGAATGGCGGCGTCAGGAATGATGTCTGGATGTTGAGGCCGATCATGACACCGAGCCAAACGGCGGTGACGTTCGCCCCGGGATCGGACAGCAGGATCGGCGCCACGATCGGAACCACAACGACGGCGATCTCGATGAAGTCGAGGAAGAAGCCGAGAATGAAGATCACCAGCATGACGATCAGGAACTGCGCCCAGAACCCGCCGGGCAACCCTTGCAGGAATTCCTTGACGAGATGCTCACCGCCAAACGCCCGGAAAGCCGAGGTCAGCATGGCTGCACCCAGCAGGATGATGAAGACGAGCGACGTGGTCTTGGCCGTCTCGACCATGACGCCGCGCAGCGTGTCATCCAGTTTCAGCGTTCGCCAGCCGGACCAGAAGATCGCCAGGAGAACAAGCGACACCGCGATGAGCGCGAGGATCAGGCTCAGCACGTCCTGCGAATTCTCGATACGCTTGATGTTGACTTCCCCGAAGAAACTGATGACGACGGCGAGACCGAGAAGCGCGAGGATTGCGAGAATTGCCGGCGAATAGGCGCCCTTTTCGCCTTCCTTGAGGCGGTAGCCCGCCATGACCATCGCACCGACGGCACCAATTGCACCAGCCTGGTTGACCGTAGCGATGCCGCCGATGATCGATCCGAGCACGAGGAAGATCAGGGCCAGGGGCGGCACCAGCGTGATCACGACCTTGCCCGCGAACTTGCGGGTGAAGGTCCCTTCCTCATGGACCGCCGGCGCGGCCTTCGGGTTCATCAGCGCGAACCCGAGAATGAACAGCATGTAAAGGCCGACCAGAACAAGGCCCGGCAGGAAGGCGCCCAGGAACATTTCTCCGGCGCTGGTCGAGACCACGGAAAAGTCTGACGGCATGGAGAGTTCGCCGGTGCTGTCCTTGAACAGCGTCTGACGGAGCGATCCCGCCTGATCGACGGCACTCGCGAGCTGGTCGGCAAGAATGATGAGAACGATGGAAGGCGGAATGATCTGGCCGAGCGTGCCGGATGCGGCAATCGTGCCCGTCGCAAGCGGAACCGAATAGTTGTTGCGAAGCATCGCAGGCAGCGAGATCAGGCCCATTGCCACGACCGTTGCGCCGACAATGCCGGTGGTCGCGGCCAACAGCGCGCCCACGAACACGACCGATATGCCGAGACCGCCGGGGACCGGACCGAAGAGGCGGGCCATGGTCACCAGAAGATCTTCGGCGATCTTCGAGCGTTGCAGCATGATCCCCATGAAGACGAACAGGGGGATAGCGATCAGCGTGTCGCGTTCGGCTTCCCAGTAAATGCCCCGGAAATTGGTAACGCCCGCGCTCAGCCATTGCCCGGGCCCGCCGGAATCGAAGAAGGCATCGGTGCCGGTTGAAAACAGGTAGCCTGCCCCGGCTGCAAGTCCGATTGTCAGGATCGCCGCCCCAGGAAGGGCGAACGCGACCGGGAATCCGGATCCCAGTGCAAACGCCATCAGGACAACGAGAAGAGCTAGAAAGAAAAGTTCCATGTCACAAGATCTCGTCAGGCGTTAGTTGACTGGATGGTTTTCATGGTCCCGGCCACCCGGCTCACCGCGAATGTCCGCAATCGCGTCCAGGAAATAGGACACGAACTGGATCATCATGGTGACGGCGAACACGCCCAGGAATCCTGCCATGAGGTATTTGACATAGAGCCCGAACCCGGCCTGCGTTGTCTCGTAGGACAGGATCGGCGCGTTGATCACGTTCTGCTTTCCGGCCATGCCTATCAGGATGATCACGGCGCATAGGGACATGCCCAGCACGACGGAGCCGACGGCATTCACGTATCCCTTGGTCCTTGAGGACATTCCGGCATAGAAGACGTCGACCCGCACGTGCCCTTCCTCAAGCAGGGTATAGGCACTTGCGAACAGGAACAGCGCCGCGTACCAGAACCGGACGAGATCGGCCATGAAGGCCTGTTCGTAGGAGAGGATGAACCGGCCGACCACGATCAGCAATTCGGCCACGACCACCAGCAGCGCCAGCCAGATGAATCCGAGCGTGCGCGTGAAGGCGGCGATCACGAAGGACAGTCCGATGAGCGGCATGTGCACATACCCGCCTCGGAACTGGGACCGGCCGAGACTGGCGGCCATGTCCGCACCGACCACGGCCTCAAGCAGTCCTTCGACGCGCAGGAAGGAAATCACCGCATCCACGAGGCCAACAATCAGAACGGCGAAAAACATGGCCCTGATCAGGTAGGCGTTGATGTCGCTGATTTTTTTGCTGTCTTCGCGCAGCGACCTGTCCTTGCTGCGCTGAACCAGCAAGACGGCCCACACGATCGCCCCGCCGTAAATCGCCAGTTGGACCCAGGACCAGACAATCGGCATCGAGCCGTTCGCCGGCCCGCCGAAAATCGGAGCAATGCCGGGAAGGTCCTGCCAGAAGGTCAGATAATTATTGATCAGAAACGCTGCCATGATCATGAGGATCAGCCAGCCGAATGTCCTGTACGATACCGCGCTTTGGTGTTGCCCTGCAGGAATGTCCCCACCTGCCGAGACGTCGTCTCCAACCCCGCCTACAGCCGCCATGGCGAATGTGCCCTATTTTTTGTCAAACAAGAAAACGGGGGCGGGACTTCTCCCGCCCCCACCTTAGCTTTGCCGGAAGGGCTTAGACTTCGATGCCGAGCACGCGGTTGCGCTGCTGCGTGTAGCCGGTGTCGGCGAGCAGCATCCAGCGGCCGATCTCTGAACGGGCCTTCGCGAAGCTTTCGTGCGTCCGCGCTGCAAGGTCGGAGTGAGAAATCGTCTCTTCGAAGACCTCTTCGGCAGCTTCACCGAACGCGTCGTAAACCTCGTCGTTGAACTGTTTCAGTTCAACACCGTGCTCGTTGATGAGACGGTCGAGATAGACACCGTTATTGGCGTTGGTTTCAGCCATCTGGCGGGCGTTTTCTTCGTTACAAGCCGCCTGGATGATGGCTTGGTCTGTCGGCGACAGCTGGCTCCACCAGGACTTGTTCATGCCGAAGGCGAGCTGGGAACCCGGCTCGTGCATGCCCGGATAGTAGTAGTACTTGGCTGCTTCGTAGAACTTCATGAAGTAGTCGTTGTACGGACCAACCCACTCGGTAGCGTCGACAGCACCGGAAACAAGGTTTTCGTAGATCTGGCCGCCCGGCAGGGAAACCGGAGACGCTCCGAGTTTCGCCATGACGTCGCCGCCGAGGCCCGGAATACGCATCTTCAGACCCTTCAGGTCATCCGCGGTTTCGATTTCCTTGTTGAACCAGCCACCCATCTGCACGCCGGTGTTGCCGCATGCGAAGTTCTTCAGGCCGAACTCGTCACCGACTTCGTCCCAGAGTTCCTGGCCGCCGCCATACTTGATCCAGGCGTCGATTTCGGCATAGGTCAGGCCGAACGGAACAGCCGTGAAGTAAGCCCAGGCCGGGTGCTTGCCCTTCCAGTAGTAGTCGGCAGCGATGTAAGCCTGCGCATTGCCGGATGCGACTTCGTCGAAAGAGTCGAAAGCACCGACGCGTTCGCCGGCCGCGAAGTACTGAACATTGATGCGGCCATCGGTCAATTCACCGATACGGGCTGCCAGGCGCTGAGCCGAAATCCCGAGGCCCGGGAAGTCACGCGGCCATGTGGACACGATCACGAGATCCGTGGTGCCCTGCGCGATCGCCGGAGCGGCGAGTGCGGAACCTGCGGCAATACCGCCGGCGCCAAGACCAGCTTTTTTGATAAACGAACGACGATCCATTAGTTTCCTCCCTAATCGGACCCAATTTTTCCGGATCGGTCTGCAACCTTGCACCGATCTCGCCCAATGTCTAGTTGACGTGGCGGACGGAAAGCTATTCGTGGTTCTGCGCACTTTCTCAGTAGTACTACCGAGAATTTCGCAATAGATGATGGCAAAATGGACACCTGCACAACAGGAAAGCAATTTTCGTGACCTTCAAGACAAAACTGCTACTCATCACGATCCTGCCGCTCATCGCGGTATCCGTTCTGATCGGCGGCACAACCTATTACCAGTCACGAAAGCTCATCGATGCCGAGACGCAATCCGTCGAACAGAGGATCCTTGCGGCGAAGCGGCAGGAGATCCGGAACTATGTCAGCCTGGCGCTGACATCCATCGAGCAGATTTACCAGACAGAACCGGGCGGGCGCGAAGCTGCTCAAGAAGAAGTGAAGGAAATTCTGACGAACCTCACCTTCGACCATGACGGCTATTTCTTCGTTTACACGCTCGACGGCACCAATGTCGTTCATCCCAAATTGCCGCATCTTGTCGGCGAAAACTGGTGGGAACTGCAGGACGACAACGGCGACTACGTCATTCGCAACCTGATCACCCAGGCCAAGTCTGGAGGCGGTTTTCACCAGTATGTCTGGCACAAACCCTCGACCGGATCGGTTGAGGAAAAACTCGGCTACGCCATT
This region of uncultured Roseibium sp. genomic DNA includes:
- a CDS encoding response regulator transcription factor → MIALQKSFAPSAKLTVFIVDDEPEIGQLLCEAMSHFDMTGETFSTGSSMLAALANESPDACIVDLGLPDMEGMALINEIRRTSSVPIIVLSARGHSTDRVMGLELGADDYVVKPFDPREVVARIRSILRRSSDRTPARGEVDLARFEDWSYRPSSHCLTSPEGEETFLSTGEATLLEALLRAPKRVLTRDYLLEHGGRDESLDRSIDVRISRLRKKLNRKNEAAHIRTIYGSGYMFATAVTWS
- a CDS encoding GFA family protein gives rise to the protein MKPAGGAILPPFFDFAVQRIYRSGQAAIPGRQERKVDDMILTGCCLCKSVTLSAEALPRLQACHCSMCRKWVGGPFMAVPCTGAVFEGSVKRYQSSDGFERGFCAECGSSLYFHPQGSDLHGIPYGLFDDQPNLPFKAEFFIEQKPACYSFSDETRKMTGEEFETKFRSG
- a CDS encoding TRAP transporter large permease subunit; protein product: MELFFLALLVVLMAFALGSGFPVAFALPGAAILTIGLAAGAGYLFSTGTDAFFDSGGPGQWLSAGVTNFRGIYWEAERDTLIAIPLFVFMGIMLQRSKIAEDLLVTMARLFGPVPGGLGISVVFVGALLAATTGIVGATVVAMGLISLPAMLRNNYSVPLATGTIAASGTLGQIIPPSIVLIILADQLASAVDQAGSLRQTLFKDSTGELSMPSDFSVVSTSAGEMFLGAFLPGLVLVGLYMLFILGFALMNPKAAPAVHEEGTFTRKFAGKVVITLVPPLALIFLVLGSIIGGIATVNQAGAIGAVGAMVMAGYRLKEGEKGAYSPAILAILALLGLAVVISFFGEVNIKRIENSQDVLSLILALIAVSLVLLAIFWSGWRTLKLDDTLRGVMVETAKTTSLVFIILLGAAMLTSAFRAFGGEHLVKEFLQGLPGGFWAQFLIVMLVIFILGFFLDFIEIAVVVVPIVAPILLSDPGANVTAVWLGVMIGLNIQTSFLTPPFGFALFYLRGVAPAVVKTIDMYKGVIAFIALQLFALGIVGFYPQLVNYLPNRSSLLSETAPPPKNPRLQYCMETLVYEDFRQNGDSILAAIDKVEGVDMSYLPEDLQDDLAEGFETAKEALPLMMAIRDAEDAVSEASGSFKPIHTEVRALERDARRIDARIEELKVIVGRSGDGAVYTPEQGERAQAQIDALQLEHDAILARIPDNWDEVYGEFSKIQKAETTARQKYRRTVDQAYEPILEVKAILADADTVAAFGPELEELKAQVPQLEPEAAVEAIAAMRSKVGEAEGTSDIRKGLTEARKIMRSREPNAEAAVAEIDKSIAALQADLVWRERAAKELLPALQEYDAAVVNNIGLRQQDRLPTDMALDVAACLSSHRDVSLSF
- a CDS encoding TRAP transporter small permease subunit, which encodes MAAVGGVGDDVSAGGDIPAGQHQSAVSYRTFGWLILMIMAAFLINNYLTFWQDLPGIAPIFGGPANGSMPIVWSWVQLAIYGGAIVWAVLLVQRSKDRSLREDSKKISDINAYLIRAMFFAVLIVGLVDAVISFLRVEGLLEAVVGADMAASLGRSQFRGGYVHMPLIGLSFVIAAFTRTLGFIWLALLVVVAELLIVVGRFILSYEQAFMADLVRFWYAALFLFASAYTLLEEGHVRVDVFYAGMSSRTKGYVNAVGSVVLGMSLCAVIILIGMAGKQNVINAPILSYETTQAGFGLYVKYLMAGFLGVFAVTMMIQFVSYFLDAIADIRGEPGGRDHENHPVN
- a CDS encoding TRAP transporter substrate-binding protein encodes the protein MDRRSFIKKAGLGAGGIAAGSALAAPAIAQGTTDLVIVSTWPRDFPGLGISAQRLAARIGELTDGRINVQYFAAGERVGAFDSFDEVASGNAQAYIAADYYWKGKHPAWAYFTAVPFGLTYAEIDAWIKYGGGQELWDEVGDEFGLKNFACGNTGVQMGGWFNKEIETADDLKGLKMRIPGLGGDVMAKLGASPVSLPGGQIYENLVSGAVDATEWVGPYNDYFMKFYEAAKYYYYPGMHEPGSQLAFGMNKSWWSQLSPTDQAIIQAACNEENARQMAETNANNGVYLDRLINEHGVELKQFNDEVYDAFGEAAEEVFEETISHSDLAARTHESFAKARSEIGRWMLLADTGYTQQRNRVLGIEV